A region from the Brassica napus cultivar Da-Ae chromosome C8, Da-Ae, whole genome shotgun sequence genome encodes:
- the LOC125591254 gene encoding probable carboxylesterase 1 translates to MDSDSEIEYDYYPRFRVYKNGRIERLVAETFVPPSLNPKNGIVSKDAVSSPEKNLSLRIYFPHTAVAGEENKKKLPLLVYFHGGGFIMGTAFSPIYHTFLTSVVSAADCIAVSVDYRRAPEHPIPIGYEDSWDAVEWIFRHISGSGPEDWLNENADFGRVFIAGDSAGANIAHHMGIRAGKERREFKISGMTLFHPFFLSRVGAVGYFEGLWDIASPNSDKGVVDPWINVVGSDLSGLGCGRVLVMVAGKDVLAREGWVYAEELKKSGWEGKVEVMETKGEGHVFHLRNPNSDRARVVVQRFAEFLK, encoded by the coding sequence ATGGATTCAGACTCCGAGATCGAATACGACTATTATCCAAGGTTTCGAGTCTACAAGAACGGCCGAATCGAACGCCTCGTGGCCGAAACCTTCGTCCCGCcttcactaaaccctaaaaacggCATCGTTTCAAAAGACGCCGTCTCCTCCCCGGAGAAAAACCTCTCTCTCCGTATTTACTTCCCCCATACAGCCGTAGCCGGTgaagagaataagaagaagctcCCACTCCTCGTCTACTTTCACGGTGGCGGTTTCATCATGGGAACAGCTTTCTCTCCAATTTACCACACTTTCCTCACATCTGTGGTCTCAGCCGCCGACTGCATAGCCGTCTCCGTGGACTACCGGCGTGCGCCTGAGCACCCTATTCCCATAGGGTATGAAGACTCGTGGGACGCGGTCGAATGGATATTCAGACACATCTCCGGGTCTGGTCCGGAAGATTGGCTGAACGAAAACGCAGACTTCGGTAGAGTGTTCATCGCCGGAGACAGTGCCGGAGCAAACATCGCGCATCACATGGGGATCAGAGCCggaaaagagagaagagagtttaAAATCTCGGGGATGACTCTGTTCCATCCGTTTTTCTTGTCAAGAGTTGGTGCGGTGGGATATTTTGAAGGGCTTTGGGATATCGCGAGCCCGAACAGCGACAAGGGAGTGGTGGATCCGTGGATCAACGTGGTCGGGTCGGATCTTTCCGGATTGGGTTGCGGGCGGGTTCTGGTGATGGTGGCGGGGAAAGATGTACTGGCGAGGGAAGGTTGGGTTTACGCGGAGGAGCTGAAGAAGAGTGGATGGGAAGGGAAGGTTGAAGTGATGGAGACTAAGGGCGAAGGTCACGTCTTCCATTTAAGGAATCCTAATTCTGACAGGGCTCGTGTAGTTGTTCAGAGATTTGCAGAGTTCCTTAAGTAG
- the LOC106363764 gene encoding uncharacterized protein LOC106363764: protein MRHHLIEGLKDQYMTIENPLDLWNALRHRYDHQKMVLLPKARHDWMHLRFMDFKSVDEYNSALFKIVSILRLCGEEVSDANNELLMKNSGARPAGTAPLPEAHDIEKKDPKETYYAQDNRKPYGHSRGGYRGRRRDNHNGRDNYSTGRRGNHNNRGRGSNYGRGRGSYGRGRGGISKPSHTTKSLCHRCGMDNHWAKNCRTPKHLCELYQESIKNKNPEANMIQENDHDNKGYGYDADDESDRDNKDDQMDFETSDCLKD, encoded by the exons atgcgccatcatctcattgaaggtcttaAGGATCAGTACATGACGATTGAGAATCCATTGGATCTTTGGAATGCTTTAAGGcacagatatgatcaccaaaagatggtgttgcttccaaaggcaagGCACGATTGGATGCACCTCAGATTCATGGActtcaagtccgtggatgagtacAACTCGGCCTTATTCAAAATCGTCTCAATACTAAGACTGTGTGGTGAAGAAGTGTCTGAT GCAAATAATGAGCTTCTCATGAAGAACAGTGGAGCTAGACCGGCCGGGACAGCACCATTACCCGAAGCCCATGACattgaaaagaaagatcccaaagaaACCTACTATGCCCAAGACAACAGGAAACCATACGGTCATAGCCGTGGTGGGTACAGGGGGCGTAGGCGTGACAATCATAACGGTCGAGATAACTACTCAACCGGCCGAagaggaaaccacaataaccgtggtcgtggttccaattacggtCGGGGCCGAGGGAGTTATGGCCGTGGacgaggtggcatatccaaaccatctCACACGACCAAGTCTTTATGTCACAGATGCGGGATGGACAatcattgggccaagaactgcAGAACTCCAAAGCACTTGTGCgaactctatcaagagagtatcaagaacaagaacccggaggcaaaTATGATCCAAGAAAACGATCATGATAACAAAGGATATGGGTACGATGCTGATGATGAATCGGACAGGGACAACAAAGATGACCAAATGGATTTTGAAACTTCTGATTGTCTAAAGGACTAG
- the LOC106368906 gene encoding respiratory burst oxidase homolog protein E-like has protein sequence MKLSPKSFSNFSLSNDVDGLELRPSPVSGGAMLPIFLSSLSRNGSGSSWERELVEVTLELDGDDSIVVCGMSEAASVDTRPRLMRNLSTAPARIRQTLEKLLRSESSRTTASSVGEREISTDTGRFTRIRQTLGKLLRSDSTRATTSVGRERDIESQGRDTPIMSARDKRKEEVKLQRTRSSAQRALQGLQFINKTTKGNSCGCGWDCDCDEMWKKAEKRFESLSREGLLAREDFGECVGMKDSKEFAVSVFDALARRRRQKLEKITKDELHDFWLLISDQSFDARLQIFFDMADSNEDGRITKEEIKELLMLSASANKLAKLKEQAEEYASLIMEELDPENFGYIELWQLETLLLQRDTYMDYSRPLSTASVGITTPRRNLIKPRSVVLKCRQKLQCLVLDNWQRIWVLLLWFTVMAILFVWKFLQYKDKAAFRVMGYCLTTSKGAAETLKLNMALVLLPVCRNTLTWLRSTRARAFVPFDDNINFHKIIACAIVIGILVHAGTHLACDFPRIINSTPEDFALIASPFNGVKPTFKDLMTGAEGITGMSMVILTTIAFTLASTHFRRNRVSLPAPLDRLTGFNAFWYTHHLLVVVYIMLIVHGTLLFFADKWYQKTTWMYISVPLVLYAAERSIRACRSNHYSVKILKVSMLPGEVLSIIMSKPPGFKYKSGQYIFFQCPTISRFEWHPFSITSAPGDEQLSVHIRTQGDWTEELQRVLTVGKDLSTCVTGRTKFAAHCNIDLQDRPKLLVDGPYGAPAQDYRSYDVLLLIGLGIGATPFISILKDLMNNSRDEQILNEFSRSDFSWNSYTSSYTTPTPTSTQGGGKKAVKAHFYWVTKEPGSVEWFRGVMEEISDMDYRGQIELHNYLTSVYDEGDARSTLIKMVQALNHAKHGVDILSGTRVRTHFARPNWKEVFGSIARKHPNSTVGVFYCGIPTVAKELKKQAQEMSQKTTTKFEFRKENF, from the exons ATGAAGTTATCTCCCAAGAGCTTCTCAAATTTTAGTCTCTCCAATGACGTCGACGGCTTGGAGCTAAGACCTTCACCAGTTTCCGGCGGCGCAATGCTGCCGATTTTCCTCAGCAGTTTGAGTCGTAATGGAAGCGGAAGCAGCTGGGAGAGGGAGCTCGTGGAGGTGACTCTGGAGCTTGACGGCGACGACTCCATTGTCGTCTGCGGAATGTCAGAGGCGGCGTCTGTTGATACACGGCCAAGACTAATGAGGAATCTATCAACGGCTCCTGCGAGGATCAGGCAGACACTGGAGAAGTTGCTAAGGTCGGAGTCGTCAAGAACGACGGCTTCTTCAGTAGGCGAGCGAGAGATCTCGACAGACACGGGAAGGTTTACGAGGATACGGCAGACGTTGGGGAAGCTACTTAGGTCGGACTCGACAAGAGCAACGACTTCTGTCGGCCGGGAGAGAGATATAGAAAGTCAAGGGAGAGATACACCGATCATGTCCGCGAGAGATAAACGGAAGGAAGAGGTCAAGTTGCAGAGAACGAGGTCAAGCGCCCAAAGAGCGTTACAGGGTTTACAGTTCATCAACAAGACAACGAAAGGAAACAGCTGCGGTTGCGGCTGGGACTGCGATTGCGATGAGATGTGGAAGAAAGCTGAAAAGCGATTCGAGTCGCTTTCGAGAGAAGGGTTGCTTGCAAGAGAAGATTTCGGAGAGTGCGTTG GGATGAAGGATTCAAAAGAGTTCGCGGTGAGTGTGTTCGACGCTTTGGCTCGAAGGAGAAGGCAGAAGCTGGAGAAGATAACAAAAGATGAGCTTCATGATTTCTGGTTACTCATTTCTGACCAAAGCTTCGACGCGCGTCTTCAAATCTTCTTTGATAT GGCTGATAGCAATGAAGACGGGAGGATCACCAAAGAAGAAATCAAAGaa CTTTTAATGCTAAGTGCATCAGCAAACAAGTTAGCAAAACTCAAGGAACAAGCTGAAGAGTACGCATCTCTGATCATGGAAGAACTTGATCCAGAAAATTTTGGATACATCGAG TTATGGCAACTCGAGACACTCTTACTTCAGAGAGACACGTACATGGACTACAGTAGACCGCTTAGCACGGCAAGTGTCGGCATAACTACACCAAGACGGAATCTAATTAAACCTCGTAGTGTGGTTCTAAAATGTAGACAAAAGCTTCAGTGTTTGGTTCTAGATAACTGGCAACGGATCTGGGTGCTGTTATTATGGTTCACCGTCATGGCCATTCTCTTTGTCTGGAAGTTCTTACAGTACAAAGACAAAGCTGCTTTTAGAGTCATGGGCTATTGTTTAACAACTTCTAAAGGAGCCGCAGAGACTCTCAAGCTCAACATGGCTCTGGTTCTGTTACCTGTCTGTAGAAACACCTTGACTTGGCTGAGATCAACACGCGCTCGAGCCTTTGTTCCTTTTGATGATAACATCAACTTCCATAAG ATTATTGCTTGTGCCATAGTGATTGGGATACTAGTTCATGCTGGTACTCATTTAGCATGTGACTTTCCACGGATTATAAACTCAACTCCGGAAGATTTTGCCTTGATAGCTTCTCCCTTCAATGGTGTTAAGCCCACATTCAAAGACCTGATGACAGGTGCAGAAGGGATCACTGGGATGTCTATGGTGATCTTGACCACCATCGCATTCACATTAGCATCAACTCATTTCAGGAGAAACCGTGTAAGTCTACCGGCACCACTTGATAGGTTAACCGGCTTTAACGCATTCTGGTACACTCATCACCTTCTGGTGGTTGTCTACATTATGCTCATTGTGCATGGGACCTTACTCTTCTTTGCTGATAAGTGGTATCAGAAAACT ACTTGGATGTACATCTCGGTTCCTCTGGTGCTCTATGCAGCAGAACGAAGTATACGAGCTTGTAGGTCCAACCATTACTCTGTCAAAATCCTTAAGGTTTCAATGCTGCCAGGGGAAGTACTCAGCATAATAATGTCAAAGCCTCCTGGATTTAAGTACAAGAGTGGTCAGTACATATTCTTTCAATGTCCAACAATCTCTAGATTTGAATG GCACCCTTTTTCTATTACCTCTGCACCAGGAGATGAACAACTTAGTGTTCACATCAGAACACAAGGAGACTGGACAGAGGAGCTACAACGAGTTTTAACAGTGGGCAAAGATCTTTCAACATGCGTGACTGGGAGAACAAAATTCGCTGCCCATTGCAATATTGACTTACAAGA CCGACCGAAGTTACTAGTAGACGGTCCATATGGAGCTCCAGCACAAGACTACAGAAGTTATGATGTCTTGCTCCTCATTGGATTGGGAATAGGAGCTACTCCTTTCATAAGCATCCTCAAGGATCTCATGAACAATTCAAGAGATGAACAGATA TTAAATGAGTTCAGCAGATCAGATTTTAGCTGGAATAGCTATACATCTTCATATACCACACCCACCCCAACTTCAACACAAGGAGGGGGGAAAAAGGCAGTGAAGGCTCACTTCTACTGGGTCACAAAGGAGCCAGGATCGGTTGAATGGTTTAGAGgagtgatggaggagatatCAGACATGGACTACAGA GGCCAGATTGAGTTGCACAACTATCTTACAAGTGTATATGATGAAGGTGATGCAAGATCAACCCTGATAAAGATGGTCCAGGCTTTGAACCATGCCAAACATGGAGTTGATATTCTATCCGGAACACGG GTGAGAACACATTTTGCAAGACCCAACTGGAAGGAAGTTTTTGGTAGCATAGCAAGAAAGCATCCAAATTCAACAGTCG GAGTGTTTTACTGTGGCATACCAACCGTGGCAaaggagttgaagaagcaaGCACAGGAAATGAGTCAAAAGACAACCACAAAGTTCGAGTTCCGTAAGGAAAATTTCTAA
- the LOC106365291 gene encoding ethylene-responsive transcription factor ERF017-like → MEEEGSSMQSKYKGVRKRKWGKWVSEIRLPNSRERIWLGSYDTPEKAARAFDAALFCLRGSNANFNFPDNPPAISGGGNMSRSEIREAAARFANSEENVVREKDEEMMQQESTSNSAASSSMMMRTMDVDDSEFLSMLPTVGSGNFAADFGLFPGFNDFSDEYSGERFREELSPTRDYESYDGSAVHLWNF, encoded by the coding sequence ATGGAGGAGGAAGGGTCGTCGATGCAGTCAAAGTACAAAGGAGTGAGGAAGAGGAAGTGGGGGAAATGGGTTTCAGAGATCAGACTTCCCAACAGCAGAGAGCGTATTTGGTTGGGCTCTTACGACACTCCAGAGAAGGCGGCGCGTGCCTTCGACGCTGCTCTCTTCTGCCTCCGAGGCAGCAACGCGAACTTCAACTTCCCCGATAATCCTCCGGCGATCAGCGGCGGAGGAAACATGTCGCGGTCGGAGATCCGAGAAGCGGCTGCGAGGTTCGCTAACTCGGAAGAGAATGTCGTGAGGGAGAAGGACGAGGAGATGATGCAGCAAGAGTCTACTTCAAACTCGGCGGCTTCGTCGTCGATGATGATGAGGACGATGGACGTTGATGACTCGGAGTTTTTGAGTATGCTTCCGACTGTTGGTTCGGGTAACTTCGCTGCGGATTTCGGGTTGTTCCCCGGGTTTAATGATTTCTCCGACGAGTACTCCGGCGAGCGTTTCAGAGAAGAGCTTTCACCTACAAGGGATTATGAGAGTTACGATGGCTCGGCGGTGCATCTTTGGAATTTTTGA